One Mycolicibacterium parafortuitum DNA segment encodes these proteins:
- a CDS encoding LLM class F420-dependent oxidoreductase: MKLGLQLGYWGAKPPENHAELVAAAEDAGFDTVFTAEAWGSDAYTPLAWWGRETKRMRLGTSVVQLSARTPTACAMAALTLDHLSGGRHILGLGVSGPQVVEGWYGAKFPKPLARTREYIDILRQVWAREAPVHSDGPHYPLPLTGEGTTGLGKNLKPITHPLRADIPVMLGAEGPKNVALAAEICDGWLPIFYSPRIAGMYNEWLDEGFARPGARRTRETFEICATAQVVVTDDRPAIMELMKPHLALYVGGMGAEGTNFHADVYRRMGYAEVVEDVTRLFRSDRKDEAAKAIPDELVDDSAIVGDLGYVQEQIKAWEASGVTMMVVGARSTEQIRDLAALV, encoded by the coding sequence ATGAAACTGGGTCTTCAGTTGGGCTATTGGGGCGCGAAGCCGCCCGAGAATCACGCCGAGCTCGTCGCCGCCGCGGAGGACGCCGGCTTCGACACGGTCTTCACCGCCGAGGCGTGGGGGTCGGATGCCTACACCCCGCTCGCGTGGTGGGGCCGCGAGACCAAACGCATGCGACTGGGCACCTCGGTCGTCCAACTGTCCGCGCGCACCCCGACCGCGTGCGCGATGGCGGCGCTGACGCTCGACCACCTGTCGGGGGGACGGCACATCCTCGGCCTCGGGGTGTCCGGACCGCAGGTCGTCGAAGGCTGGTACGGCGCCAAATTCCCGAAGCCGCTGGCCCGCACACGCGAGTACATCGACATCCTTCGGCAGGTGTGGGCCCGCGAAGCTCCGGTGCACAGCGACGGGCCGCACTACCCGCTGCCACTGACCGGCGAGGGCACCACCGGGCTCGGGAAGAACCTCAAGCCGATCACGCACCCGCTGCGCGCCGACATCCCGGTGATGCTCGGCGCCGAGGGGCCCAAGAACGTCGCGCTGGCCGCCGAGATCTGTGACGGCTGGCTGCCGATCTTCTACTCGCCCCGCATCGCCGGTATGTACAACGAGTGGCTCGACGAAGGGTTCGCCCGTCCCGGCGCGCGGCGGACGCGGGAGACGTTCGAGATCTGCGCGACCGCGCAGGTGGTCGTCACCGACGACCGTCCCGCGATCATGGAGCTGATGAAGCCGCACCTGGCGCTCTACGTGGGCGGGATGGGTGCGGAGGGCACCAACTTCCACGCCGACGTGTACCGCCGGATGGGCTACGCCGAGGTCGTCGAGGACGTGACCCGGCTGTTCCGCAGTGACCGCAAAGACGAAGCCGCCAAGGCGATCCCGGACGAGCTGGTCGACGACTCCGCGATCGTCGGCGACCTGGGCTACGTACAGGAGCAGATCAAGGCGTGGGAGGCGTCCGGGGTCACGATGATGGTCGTCGGCGCGCGCTCCACCGAGCAGATTCGGGACCTCGCCGCCCTGGTCTGA
- a CDS encoding acetoacetate decarboxylase family protein encodes MPVRVRTAHQHTAMFVVDADAAQRMIDYSGMRVCRFGRGGRRALVVLMLMRYLDTDLGEYYEYGTNVMVNPPGSQATGVRALQSAGAFVHHLPVDQPFTLEAGRTIWGYPKVMADFTVRGDGRRFGFDVSIDGQRVVSMEFAPGLPIPDRFAGRPQVHSTYSYLDGVARETEGQMVLSGVRYRPGGVSLRLGEHPYAAELAALGLPRRALVSSSAANVDMTFADAKIVGA; translated from the coding sequence ATGCCCGTGCGGGTCCGCACCGCCCATCAGCACACCGCGATGTTCGTCGTCGACGCAGACGCCGCGCAGCGGATGATCGACTACAGCGGAATGCGGGTCTGCCGATTCGGCAGGGGAGGCCGGCGCGCCTTGGTCGTGCTGATGCTGATGCGCTACCTCGACACCGACCTCGGCGAGTACTACGAGTACGGCACCAATGTGATGGTGAACCCGCCCGGGTCGCAGGCCACAGGCGTGCGTGCGCTTCAGTCGGCCGGCGCGTTCGTCCACCACCTTCCCGTCGACCAACCGTTCACCCTCGAAGCCGGCCGGACGATCTGGGGCTATCCGAAGGTGATGGCGGATTTCACCGTCCGCGGAGACGGCCGACGGTTCGGGTTCGACGTCAGCATCGACGGCCAGCGGGTGGTGAGCATGGAGTTCGCACCCGGCCTGCCGATTCCCGACAGGTTCGCGGGCCGCCCCCAGGTCCACTCGACCTACTCGTATCTCGACGGCGTCGCCCGCGAGACCGAGGGTCAGATGGTGCTCTCGGGGGTGCGGTACCGCCCCGGGGGCGTTTCGCTGCGACTTGGCGAACATCCCTACGCGGCCGAGCTCGCCGCCCTAGGCTTGCCCCGGCGCGCACTCGTGTCGAGTTCGGCAGCCAACGTCGACATGACCTTCGCCGACGCCAAAATCGTAGGAGCATAA
- a CDS encoding cytochrome P450: MTSTVETGLDVDLADGNFYADGPAARAAYAWMRANQPVFRDRNGLAAATTHQAVLDAERNPELFSSTGGIRPDQPGMPYMIDMDDPAHLLRRKLVNSGFTRKRVMDKVPSIEKLCDTLIDAVCERGECDFVRDIAAPLPMAVIGDMLGVLPDERDMLLTWSDDLVCGLSSTVDEQVIQKLMDTFAAYTAFTMEVIADRRANPRDDLFSILVNAEVEGSRMSDDEIVFETLLILIGGDETTRHTLSGGTEQLLRHQDQWQQVVANHELLPSAIEEMLRWTSPVKNMCRTLTADTEFHGTELKSGEKIMLMFESANFDEAVFENPESFDIHRSPNNHVAFGFGTHFCLGNQLARLELKLMLGKLLQRLPDLRLADPGMLPLRPANFVSGLESMPVVFTPTAKVLD, encoded by the coding sequence ATGACATCCACTGTTGAGACCGGTCTGGACGTCGACCTTGCCGATGGCAATTTCTACGCCGACGGACCCGCGGCGCGGGCGGCGTACGCATGGATGCGCGCCAATCAGCCGGTGTTCCGCGACCGCAACGGACTCGCCGCCGCGACCACGCATCAGGCGGTACTCGACGCCGAGCGCAACCCCGAGCTGTTCTCCAGCACGGGCGGGATCCGCCCGGACCAGCCCGGTATGCCGTACATGATCGACATGGACGATCCGGCCCACCTGCTGCGTCGCAAGCTGGTCAACTCCGGATTCACCCGCAAGCGGGTGATGGACAAGGTGCCGTCGATCGAAAAGCTCTGCGACACACTGATCGACGCGGTGTGTGAACGCGGCGAATGCGACTTCGTCCGCGACATCGCGGCGCCGCTGCCGATGGCGGTGATCGGCGACATGCTCGGCGTGCTGCCCGACGAACGCGACATGCTGCTGACGTGGTCGGACGATCTGGTGTGCGGGCTGTCCTCCACCGTGGACGAGCAGGTCATCCAGAAACTGATGGACACCTTCGCCGCCTACACCGCGTTCACCATGGAGGTGATCGCCGACCGGCGCGCCAACCCCCGCGACGACCTGTTCTCGATCCTGGTCAACGCCGAGGTCGAGGGCTCGCGGATGTCCGACGACGAGATCGTGTTCGAGACGCTGCTGATCCTGATCGGCGGTGACGAGACCACCCGCCACACTCTGTCCGGCGGCACCGAACAGCTTCTGCGCCATCAGGATCAGTGGCAGCAGGTGGTGGCGAATCACGAACTGCTGCCGAGTGCGATCGAAGAGATGCTGCGCTGGACGTCGCCGGTGAAGAACATGTGCCGGACCCTGACCGCCGACACCGAGTTCCACGGCACCGAGCTGAAATCCGGCGAGAAGATCATGCTGATGTTCGAATCGGCGAACTTCGACGAAGCCGTCTTCGAGAACCCGGAGTCCTTCGACATCCACCGCAGCCCGAACAACCACGTCGCGTTCGGCTTCGGCACCCACTTCTGCCTGGGTAACCAGCTGGCACGGCTTGAGCTCAAGCTGATGCTCGGCAAGCTGCTGCAACGGCTGCCGGATCTGCGTCTCGCCGACCCGGGCATGCTTCCGTTGCGGCCGGCCAACTTCGTCAGCGGCCTGGAATCGATGCCGGTGGTCTTCACGCCGACGGCGAAGGTCCTGGACTGA
- a CDS encoding crotonase/enoyl-CoA hydratase family protein: MSDEQNPEKAPDALVEQRGHTLIVTMNRPEKRNALSAEMMQIMVEAWDRVDSDPEIRSCILTGAGGAFCAGMDLKKADSQSPGDSFKSGYDPSKIPALLKGRRLKKPLIAAVEGAAIAGGTEILQGTDIRVAGESAKFGVSEAKWSLYPMGGSAVRLVRQIPYTVACDILLTGRHISAAEAKEFGLIGHVVPDGQALTKALEIAEVINGNGPLAVQAILKTIRETEGMHEEEAFGPDTANGIPVFLSEDSKEGPKAFLEKRKPVWKLK, encoded by the coding sequence GTGAGCGACGAACAAAACCCGGAAAAGGCTCCCGACGCCCTCGTCGAACAGCGGGGACACACCCTGATCGTCACGATGAACCGGCCGGAAAAACGCAACGCGCTGTCCGCCGAAATGATGCAGATCATGGTCGAGGCCTGGGATCGCGTCGACTCCGATCCCGAGATCCGCAGCTGCATCCTGACCGGCGCGGGTGGGGCGTTCTGTGCGGGCATGGACCTCAAGAAGGCCGACAGCCAGTCCCCCGGCGACTCGTTCAAAAGCGGCTACGACCCGTCGAAGATCCCGGCGCTGCTCAAGGGCCGTCGGCTGAAGAAGCCACTGATCGCCGCGGTCGAGGGCGCCGCGATCGCCGGCGGCACCGAGATCCTGCAGGGCACCGACATCCGCGTCGCGGGTGAGAGCGCCAAGTTCGGTGTGTCGGAGGCCAAGTGGAGCCTCTACCCGATGGGTGGTTCGGCGGTCCGGCTGGTCCGGCAGATCCCTTACACCGTCGCCTGCGACATCCTGCTGACCGGACGCCACATCAGCGCTGCCGAGGCCAAGGAGTTCGGCCTGATCGGGCACGTGGTTCCCGACGGGCAGGCGCTGACGAAGGCGCTCGAGATCGCCGAGGTCATCAACGGCAACGGCCCCCTGGCCGTGCAGGCGATCCTGAAGACCATCCGCGAGACTGAGGGCATGCACGAGGAGGAGGCCTTCGGGCCTGACACCGCCAACGGTATCCCGGTGTTCCTGTCCGAGGACTCCAAGGAAGGCCCGAAGGCGTTCCTGGAGAAGCGCAAACCGGTCTGGAAGCTGAAGTAG
- a CDS encoding acyl-CoA synthetase: MALNIADLAEHAIDAVPDRVALISGDETLTYAELEERANRLAHYLLDEGVKKDDKVGLYCRNRIEIVIGMLGIIKAGAILVNINFRYVEGELKYLFDNSDMVALIHERRYSDRVANVLPETPAVKTVIVIEDGSDDDFQRYGGVEFNAALAQGSPERDFGPRSEDDIYLLYTGGTTGFPKGVMWRHEDIYRVLFGGTDFATGEPIADEYGLAKQAVESGPMVRYPIPPMIHGATQSATWMALFAGQTTLLVPEFDPEEVWETIDKHKVNLLFFTGDAMARPLLDALIAHQEEGKQYDLSSLFLLASTAALFSTSIKEKFLELLPNRIITDSIGSSETGFGGSSVVAKGQSHTGGPRVTIDKNVVVIDDDGNEVKPGSGVRGVIAKRGHIPVGYYKDEKKTAETFRTINGVRYAIPGDYATVEEDGSVTMLGRGSVSINSGGEKIYPEEVEAALKGHPDVFDALVVGVPDERFGQHVAAVVQPRAGTRPTLAELDAHVRSEIAGYKVPRSLWYVGEVKRSPAGKPDYRWAKDTTEERPADEVHAKHVGAK, from the coding sequence GTGGCCCTGAACATCGCCGATCTCGCCGAGCACGCCATTGACGCTGTGCCTGACCGCGTCGCCCTCATTTCGGGCGACGAGACGCTGACCTACGCCGAGTTGGAGGAGAGAGCCAACCGGCTGGCTCACTACCTGCTCGACGAGGGTGTGAAGAAAGACGACAAGGTCGGGCTGTACTGCCGGAACCGCATCGAGATCGTCATCGGGATGCTGGGCATCATCAAGGCCGGCGCCATCCTGGTGAACATCAACTTCCGCTACGTCGAGGGCGAGCTGAAGTACCTGTTCGACAACTCCGACATGGTGGCCCTGATCCACGAGCGCCGGTACTCCGACCGGGTGGCCAACGTGCTGCCGGAGACGCCGGCGGTGAAGACCGTGATCGTCATCGAGGACGGATCCGACGACGACTTCCAGCGCTACGGCGGGGTGGAGTTCAACGCCGCGCTGGCCCAGGGATCGCCGGAGCGGGACTTCGGTCCGCGCAGCGAGGACGACATCTATCTGCTCTACACCGGCGGCACCACGGGGTTCCCCAAGGGCGTGATGTGGCGCCACGAGGACATCTACCGAGTCCTGTTCGGCGGCACCGACTTCGCCACCGGTGAGCCGATCGCCGATGAGTACGGGCTGGCCAAGCAGGCCGTGGAGAGCGGCCCGATGGTGCGCTACCCGATTCCGCCGATGATTCACGGTGCGACGCAGTCGGCCACCTGGATGGCGTTGTTCGCCGGGCAGACCACCTTGCTGGTGCCCGAGTTCGACCCCGAAGAGGTCTGGGAGACCATCGACAAGCACAAGGTCAACCTGCTGTTCTTCACCGGCGACGCGATGGCCCGCCCGCTGCTCGACGCGTTGATCGCGCATCAGGAGGAGGGCAAGCAGTACGACCTGTCGAGTCTGTTCCTGCTGGCCAGCACCGCGGCGCTGTTCTCCACCAGCATCAAGGAGAAGTTCCTCGAGCTGCTGCCCAACCGCATCATCACCGATTCCATCGGCTCGTCGGAGACCGGCTTCGGCGGCAGCAGCGTCGTCGCCAAGGGTCAGTCCCACACCGGTGGCCCCCGGGTGACCATCGACAAGAACGTCGTCGTGATCGACGACGACGGCAACGAGGTCAAGCCCGGCAGCGGCGTGCGCGGTGTGATCGCCAAGCGGGGCCACATCCCGGTCGGCTATTACAAGGACGAGAAGAAGACCGCCGAGACGTTCCGGACCATCAACGGCGTGCGCTACGCGATCCCGGGTGACTACGCCACCGTCGAGGAGGACGGCAGCGTCACGATGCTCGGCCGCGGGTCGGTGTCGATCAACAGCGGCGGCGAGAAGATCTACCCCGAAGAGGTCGAGGCCGCGCTGAAGGGGCATCCCGACGTGTTCGACGCGCTTGTCGTCGGCGTCCCGGACGAGCGGTTCGGTCAGCATGTCGCCGCCGTGGTGCAGCCGCGTGCGGGCACCCGCCCGACCCTCGCGGAACTGGACGCGCACGTGCGCTCCGAGATCGCCGGTTACAAGGTGCCGCGCAGCCTGTGGTACGTCGGCGAGGTCAAGCGTTCACCCGCGGGCAAGCCCGACTACCGCTGGGCCAAGGACACCACCGAGGAACGGCCGGCCGACGAGGTCCACGCCAAGCATGTAGGAGCGAAGTGA
- a CDS encoding NAD(P)H-dependent flavin oxidoreductase has translation MKTELCDRFGIEYPLFVFTPSEKVAAAVSKAGGLGVLGCVRFNDADDLENVLQWMDANTDGKPYGVDIVMPAKVPTEGTSVDINKLIPAEHREFVDKTLADLGVPPLPEDEERSEGVLGWLHSVARSHVEVALKHPIKLIANALGSPPKDVIDQVHAAGVPVAALAGSPKHALRHVENGVDIVVAQGHEAGGHTGEIGSMVLWPEIVDALDGKAPVLAAGGIGTGRQVAAALALGAQGVWMGSAFLTSAEYDLGVRLPSGRSVIQEAMLNATSADTVRRRIYTGKPARLLKSRWTDAWDAEGAPDPLPMPLQNILVSEAHQRMSESSDPTTVAMPVGQIVGRMNEIRPVADIVAELVSGFEEATKRLDGIRDN, from the coding sequence GTGAAAACCGAACTGTGTGACCGTTTCGGCATCGAATACCCGCTGTTCGTCTTCACCCCGTCGGAGAAGGTGGCCGCCGCGGTCAGCAAGGCCGGCGGTCTGGGCGTGCTGGGCTGCGTGCGGTTCAACGACGCCGACGACCTAGAGAACGTCCTGCAGTGGATGGACGCCAACACCGACGGTAAGCCGTACGGCGTCGACATCGTGATGCCGGCGAAGGTCCCGACCGAGGGCACCTCCGTCGACATCAACAAGCTGATCCCGGCCGAGCACCGCGAGTTCGTCGACAAGACGCTCGCCGACCTCGGTGTGCCGCCGCTGCCCGAGGACGAGGAGCGCTCCGAAGGCGTTCTGGGCTGGCTGCATTCGGTGGCGCGCAGCCACGTCGAGGTCGCGCTCAAGCATCCGATCAAGCTGATCGCCAACGCGCTGGGCTCACCGCCCAAGGATGTCATCGACCAGGTGCACGCGGCCGGAGTGCCGGTCGCCGCGCTCGCCGGCTCGCCGAAACACGCTCTGCGCCATGTCGAGAACGGCGTCGACATCGTTGTCGCCCAGGGCCACGAGGCCGGTGGGCACACCGGTGAGATCGGCTCGATGGTGCTGTGGCCCGAGATCGTCGACGCCCTCGACGGCAAGGCGCCGGTGCTGGCGGCGGGCGGGATCGGTACCGGAAGGCAGGTGGCCGCCGCGCTGGCTCTCGGCGCGCAGGGTGTCTGGATGGGGTCGGCGTTCCTGACCTCCGCCGAGTACGACCTCGGTGTCCGGTTGCCGTCGGGCCGTTCGGTGATCCAGGAAGCCATGCTGAACGCGACCTCGGCCGACACGGTGCGCCGCCGTATCTACACGGGCAAGCCTGCCCGGTTGCTCAAGAGCCGCTGGACCGACGCGTGGGACGCCGAGGGCGCCCCCGATCCGCTGCCGATGCCGCTGCAGAACATCCTCGTCAGCGAGGCGCATCAGCGCATGAGCGAATCCAGTGATCCGACCACGGTCGCGATGCCGGTGGGCCAGATCGTCGGCCGGATGAACGAGATCCGGCCCGTCGCCGACATCGTCGCCGAATTGGTCAGCGGATTCGAAGAGGCCACGAAACGTCTGGATGGCATCCGCGACAACTAG
- a CDS encoding acetolactate synthase large subunit: MNGARSLLSALVAHGVDVCFANPGTSEMHFVAGLDAVPQMRGVLTLFEGVATGAADGYARMADRPACVLLHLGPGLGNGLANLHNARRAHVPMVVVVGDHATYHKKYDAPLESDIDAVARTVSGWVRRTLDTGDIAVDVAAAVAAGRAGVVSTLILPADVSWTDSEPAERSLRSDHVPDPFPTPAAAAVVDDDAVRDAVAALDSGAATVLLIGGDAARGAGLSAAARIAEATGARVLCETFPTRLRRGAGVPVIERLAYFAEAAEEQLAGAEHLILAGAASPVSFFAYPGRPSDLVPAGCEVHTLATHSGATAALEALADELGGDTVVPVAPLRRPEMPTGALTAFSTAAVIGALLPEDAVIVDESNTAGVGVAAATAGAPAHDVLTLTGGAIGYGMPAAIGAAIAAPERPVLSLQADGSAMYTLSALWTQAREQLDVTTVILNNGAYDILRIELQRVGAADDAPAGPQAQRLLDLGSPTIDFVKIAEGMGVPARRATTAEELAAALTAAFAEPGPHLIEVVLPSLVSG, encoded by the coding sequence GTGAACGGCGCCCGGTCTCTGCTCAGCGCACTCGTCGCCCACGGTGTGGACGTGTGTTTCGCCAACCCCGGAACCTCGGAGATGCACTTCGTCGCCGGGCTGGATGCGGTGCCGCAGATGCGGGGCGTGCTCACGCTGTTCGAAGGGGTGGCCACCGGCGCAGCCGACGGCTACGCCCGGATGGCCGACCGGCCCGCCTGCGTGCTCCTGCACCTCGGGCCGGGTCTCGGTAACGGGCTGGCCAACCTGCACAACGCGCGGCGCGCACATGTGCCGATGGTCGTGGTCGTGGGCGACCACGCGACGTACCACAAGAAGTACGACGCACCACTGGAATCCGATATCGACGCGGTGGCGCGCACGGTGTCGGGCTGGGTGCGCCGCACCCTCGACACCGGCGACATCGCCGTCGACGTGGCCGCCGCGGTGGCCGCCGGCCGGGCCGGTGTGGTGTCGACGCTGATCCTGCCCGCCGATGTGTCGTGGACCGACAGTGAGCCGGCGGAGCGGAGCTTGCGGAGCGACCATGTTCCCGATCCGTTCCCGACTCCGGCCGCTGCGGCGGTGGTAGACGACGACGCGGTCCGCGACGCGGTCGCCGCGCTGGATTCCGGTGCTGCCACGGTGCTGCTCATCGGTGGCGACGCGGCCAGGGGCGCGGGTCTGTCGGCTGCCGCGCGCATCGCCGAGGCCACCGGCGCCCGCGTGCTGTGCGAGACGTTCCCGACCCGGCTGCGGCGCGGGGCGGGCGTACCGGTGATCGAACGCCTCGCGTACTTCGCCGAAGCCGCCGAGGAACAGCTCGCAGGGGCCGAGCATCTGATCCTGGCCGGCGCCGCATCGCCGGTGTCGTTCTTCGCCTATCCCGGACGTCCTAGCGACCTGGTGCCCGCCGGATGCGAAGTGCACACACTGGCAACGCATTCCGGCGCCACCGCGGCGCTTGAGGCGCTCGCCGACGAACTCGGCGGGGACACCGTGGTCCCCGTCGCGCCGTTGCGGCGGCCCGAGATGCCGACCGGCGCGCTCACCGCGTTCTCGACCGCCGCGGTGATCGGTGCGCTGCTACCGGAGGACGCGGTGATCGTCGACGAATCGAACACCGCGGGCGTCGGGGTGGCCGCCGCGACGGCGGGTGCACCCGCCCACGACGTGCTGACGCTGACCGGCGGCGCGATCGGCTACGGTATGCCCGCCGCGATCGGTGCCGCCATCGCCGCGCCCGAGCGGCCGGTGCTGTCGCTGCAGGCCGACGGTTCGGCGATGTACACGCTGTCGGCGCTGTGGACGCAGGCCCGCGAACAACTGGACGTGACCACCGTGATCCTCAACAACGGTGCTTACGACATCCTGCGGATCGAACTGCAACGCGTGGGCGCGGCCGATGACGCACCGGCTGGCCCCCAGGCACAGCGGCTCCTCGATCTCGGAAGTCCGACAATCGATTTCGTGAAAATTGCCGAGGGTATGGGGGTGCCTGCCCGGCGCGCCACCACCGCCGAGGAACTCGCGGCCGCCCTGACCGCGGCGTTCGCCGAACCGGGACCGCACTTGATCGAGGTGGTGCTGCCGTCACTGGTATCGGGCTGA
- a CDS encoding LpqN/LpqT family lipoprotein yields the protein MKRSVVTCSAAVAAALALVVSGCGNSETTSSPETSSSSEASGSSPTAETSTSTAAPGTARIAPREQAPDGPAPTIADYIKENGIEESPVKRGDPGAPLIDLPVPDGWEDAGAETPEWAYGAIIYTGPEATEYSPSIVALLSKLVGDVDPQAVLDAAAGEAGNLPGWEPMNEGKMTTLGDYPAFQLGGTWVQDGVTKMAAQKTVVIPGGDGSWYVLQLNADSLESQLDVLGPATLAIDDETVITPR from the coding sequence ATGAAGCGCAGCGTTGTCACCTGCTCCGCCGCGGTCGCCGCGGCGCTCGCGCTCGTCGTCTCCGGCTGCGGCAATTCGGAGACCACGTCCTCGCCCGAGACCTCATCTTCGTCCGAAGCCTCTGGCTCCTCCCCCACGGCCGAGACGTCGACGAGCACCGCCGCGCCCGGCACTGCGCGCATCGCGCCCCGCGAGCAGGCCCCCGACGGACCCGCGCCGACGATCGCCGACTACATCAAGGAGAACGGCATCGAGGAGTCGCCGGTGAAACGCGGCGATCCCGGCGCTCCACTGATCGACCTGCCCGTCCCGGACGGCTGGGAGGACGCCGGCGCGGAGACGCCCGAATGGGCATACGGCGCGATCATCTACACCGGTCCGGAAGCGACCGAGTACTCGCCGAGCATCGTCGCACTGCTCTCGAAGCTGGTGGGCGACGTCGACCCGCAGGCCGTCCTCGATGCCGCCGCCGGCGAGGCCGGCAATCTGCCCGGCTGGGAACCGATGAACGAGGGAAAGATGACGACGCTGGGCGACTACCCGGCCTTCCAGCTCGGCGGCACCTGGGTCCAGGACGGGGTCACGAAGATGGCCGCGCAGAAGACGGTCGTGATCCCGGGCGGCGACGGGTCGTGGTACGTGTTGCAGCTCAACGCCGACTCACTGGAAAGTCAGCTCGACGTGCTGGGCCCGGCGACCCTCGCGATCGACGACGAGACGGTGATCACCCCGCGCTAG
- a CDS encoding Rieske 2Fe-2S domain-containing protein codes for MSGTDTVRHIDTGQEMTRFARGWHCLGLAESFRDGRPHGIDAFGTMLVVFADSDGQIHVLDGYCRHMGGNLAQGEIKGDQIACPFHDWRWGGDGRCTLVPYAKRTPRLARTRAWPTTEVNGQLLVWHDPEGSAPATELIPPTIEGFDEGRWSPWQWSSVLIEGAHCREIVDNVVDMAHFFYIHHAYPTYFKNVIDGHTASQFMESKPRPDYTPNPEKLWDGTYLRSEATYFGPAYMINWLHNDLGPDFTVEVALINCHYPVTHHSFMLQWGVAVREMPGLPADNAAKLAGAMNSSFGEGFLQDVEIWKNKSPIENPLLTEEDGPVYQLRRWYEQFYVDAAAVTPDMTARYEQEVDTTHAYELWQQEVDRNMAARKIDIR; via the coding sequence ATGAGCGGTACGGACACGGTGCGTCACATCGACACCGGGCAGGAGATGACACGGTTCGCGCGCGGCTGGCACTGCCTGGGTCTCGCGGAGTCCTTCCGCGACGGGCGCCCCCACGGCATCGATGCGTTCGGCACCATGCTGGTGGTGTTCGCCGACTCCGACGGCCAGATCCACGTGTTGGACGGCTACTGCAGGCATATGGGCGGCAACCTGGCCCAGGGCGAGATCAAGGGCGACCAGATCGCGTGCCCGTTCCACGACTGGCGCTGGGGTGGCGACGGCAGATGCACGCTGGTCCCGTACGCCAAGCGCACCCCGCGGCTGGCGCGCACCCGGGCCTGGCCCACGACGGAGGTCAACGGCCAGCTGCTGGTGTGGCACGACCCGGAGGGTTCGGCGCCCGCGACGGAACTGATCCCGCCGACGATCGAGGGTTTCGACGAGGGCCGCTGGTCGCCGTGGCAGTGGAGTTCGGTGCTGATCGAGGGTGCGCACTGCCGCGAGATCGTGGACAACGTCGTCGACATGGCGCATTTCTTCTACATCCATCATGCGTATCCGACGTACTTCAAGAACGTCATCGATGGCCACACCGCGAGCCAGTTCATGGAGTCCAAACCGCGCCCGGACTACACACCGAATCCCGAGAAGCTCTGGGATGGAACGTATCTGCGATCCGAGGCGACGTACTTCGGTCCCGCGTACATGATCAACTGGTTGCACAACGACCTCGGCCCGGATTTCACCGTCGAGGTCGCGCTGATCAACTGCCACTACCCCGTCACCCATCACTCGTTCATGCTGCAGTGGGGTGTGGCGGTGCGGGAGATGCCGGGACTGCCCGCCGACAACGCCGCGAAACTGGCCGGCGCGATGAACAGTTCGTTCGGTGAGGGCTTCCTTCAAGACGTGGAGATCTGGAAGAACAAGTCGCCGATCGAGAACCCGCTACTCACCGAGGAAGACGGACCGGTATACCAGCTGCGGCGCTGGTACGAGCAGTTCTATGTCGACGCGGCCGCCGTGACACCGGACATGACCGCCCGCTACGAGCAGGAGGTCGACACCACCCACGCCTACGAGCTGTGGCAACAGGAGGTGGACCGCAACATGGCGGCGCGAAAGATCGACATCCGCTGA